The window CGCTTCCTGTCCACCGGCCCCTCCCCTTCCACCGGCCCCTCCCCTTCCACCGGCCGCCCCCCGTCCAGCGGCCGCCCCCCGTCCACCGGCCGCTCCCCATCCACGGGCCCCTCCCCTTCCACCGGCCGCTCCCCGACCATCCGCCGGAACGAGGCGTCGGCGTCCGTGCCGGCGGGGGAGAGCAGCACGTCGTAGCCGTACGGCGTCGCGGCCTCGGCGACGCCGCCGATGAACGCGAGCTGCATGGTGGTGTAGACCCGGCCCCGCCCGGCCGGGGGGTAGAGCAGCCCGAGCGTGTGTGTGGTGGCCCCGCCCCCGGTCGGCGGTGTCGTCGCCTCGCCCGTGCGCTCGGTCATGGTCAGCCGACGGGGAGGGGCTGTTCGGCCCAGATCGTCTTGCCGGTGGGGGTCTGGCGGGTGCCCCAGCCCTGGGTGAGCTGGGCGACCATGTGCAGCCCTCGGCCGCCCTCGTCGTAGGTCCGGGCCCGGCGCAGATGGGGGGCCGTGCTGCTGGCGTCGGACACCTCGCAGATCAGGGTGCGGTCCCGGATCAGGCGCAGCCCGATCGGTACGTCGCCGTAGCGGATGGCGTTGGTGACCAGCTCGCTCACCACCAGCTCGGTGACGAACGCCGCCTCCTGAAGGCCCCAGGCGGCGAGCTGCCGGGAGGCCTGCGCGCGGGCGTCGGCCACGATCGCGGGGTCGGACGGCAGGGCCCAGGCGGCGACCTGGTCGGCGTGCAGGGCGCGGGTGCGGGCGAGCAGGAGGGCCACGTCGTCGGAGGGGCTCTCCGGGAGCATGGTCTTGAGGATGGCGTCGCAGGTGACCTCCAGCGACGGCACCGGGGAGGCCAGGGCCGCGCAGAGCCGTTCCAGGCCGACGCCGACATCGCGCTCACGGGCGATCAGACCGTCGGTGTAGAAGGCGAGCAGGCTGCCCTCGGGCAGCTCCAGCTCGGTCGCCTCGAAGGGCAGCCCGCCGACGCCGAGCAGCGGACCGGGCGTCAGGTGGACCACGCTGACCGACCCGTCGGGCAGCAGCACGGCGGGCGGGACGTGGCCGGCGCTGGCGAGGGTGCAGATCCGGGAGACGGGGTCGTAGACGCCGTACAGGCAGGTCGCGCCGATCCCACCGGTGTACGGCAGGTCGCGGACGGTGCTGTCGTCGTCCGAGGTGAGGTGGGTGACCAGGTCGTCGAGGTGGGTGAGCAGCTCGTCCGGGGGGAGGTCCACGTCGGCGAGGGTGCGCACGGCGGTACGCAGCCGGCCCATGGTGGCGGAGGCGTGGATGCCGTGCCCGACGACATCGCCGACGACCAGCGCGACACGGGTGCCCGACAGCGGGACGACATCGAACCAGTCGCCGCCCACGCCGGCCCCCGTGCCGGCCGGCAGATAGCGGTACGCCACCTCGACGGCCGCCTGTTTCGGCAGGTCGCGGGGGAGCAGGCTGCGCTGGAGGGTGAGCGCGTTGGTGCGCTCGCGGGTGTAGCGACGGGCGTTGTCCACGCCGACGGCCGCCCGGCCCGCGAGTTCCTCGGCGAGGATCAGGTCGTCCTGCTGGAAGGGCGGGGAGTTCTTGCTGCGGACGAAGACCGCGACCCCGAGGGTGATGCCGCGGGCCCGCAGCGGGGTGGCCATGACCGAGTGGAAGCCGTGTTCCCGGACGATGGCACCCCGCGCCTCGTGCTCGGTGACCCACCGTTGGAAGTCGGGGTCCCCCTTGCCGCTGAGGACCGGTCGCCCGCTGGTCAGGGAGCGGGCGGGCGGCGAGAACGGGGGATAGGTGTCGATCCCGCCGAGTTCGACGGCTGCCTCCGGAACGCCCCCGCCCTCGGCGGCCGACTGGTGGGCGACCCGGCGCAGCACCACGGCGGCGTCGACCGGCCCCGGCACCGGCTCCTCCCCGCGGATCACCGAGTCGAGCAGGTCCACGCTGGCGAAGTCGGCGAGCCGCGGGACGGCCAGATCGGCGAGCTCCTGGGCGGTGCGGCTGACGTTCAGGGTGGTGCCGATGCGGGTGCCCGCCTCGTTCAGCAGGGCCAGCCGCTGCCGGGCGGCGTACTGCTCGCTGCTGTCGAAGGCGGCGGTGCCGACCCCGGCGACCTCGCCGGACTCGGGGTCCCGCACGGGCCACAGCTCGACGATCCAGGAGCGCTGCCGGGCGGCCGCGGCCGGCGCCGGGGCGAACCCCTCGTACCGCATCGGCATGGCCTCCTCGGCGACCCGCCGGACACACCTGAGGAATCCTTCGTCGGAGCGGGCCTCGCCGAGCGGGTCGGCCTCCGCGCCGGCGTTCAGCCGCCACGATCCCGACGCGGCGCTGTAGGTGGACAGGGCGATCGAGGACTGGGCGAAGGCCCACTCCACCATCCACCGGTCGCGCTGCGACGCGGGCGTTCCGGTGGTGGCGGTGACGACGAACGCCTGGGTCGCGCCGTCGCCGTCCAGGGAGGGCTGGGCGTGCAGGGTCAGTTCGACGTGGTGGCCGTCGCGGTGCCTCAGCGCCGCCGTGCCGCTCCACTCCTGGGAGCCGACGGGGGAGAAGCCGGTCGCCCCCCGGTCCACGAGGAGGTCGGCCGCGGCCCGCCCCACGACCTCGGAGGCGCGGTACCCCAGCAGCCGCCGGGCACCCTCGCTCCACCCCGTGAGGATGCCCTCGACGCCGATGGTGGCTGTCGCGGCATCTGGTGACCACCCGTAGTGACCGAGGTTCTGATCAAAAGTGGTCATTATGGCTCAATTCGCGGTGGTGATGTTACTCACGGTTCCAGCGTGCGCGTTGCGCGAGAATCGGACAAGTCGGATTCCCGTGCATGAATTTCTGCCCTGAGGGCCGGGGCGGAGACGGCGGGACGACAGCTGGACGACGGTGGGAAGGCCGCTGGACGGCGGTGGGAAGACTGCGGGAGGACCGCGGGAAGACGGCGCGGAGATGGTGCGGAGACGGGTGGAGGAGTTCGCGATGGGTTATTCCGGTACGCCGCTCGCCAGGAAGATCGGCATCAAGCCGGGCCACCGGGTCCGGCTCTGTCACGCGCCCGCACGCTGGGACATTCCCGGGTTGCCGGAGGGCTGCGACGTGGCTGAGGGAAGCCCGCGGGGCGCGGACGTCGCCGTCGCGTTCTATCGGTCGTACGGCGATCTCGTTGCCGAAGGCCCGGGGCTGGTCGGCGAACTCGCCGACGACGCCATGCTCTGGATCGCCTGGCCCCGCCGGGCGGCCGGCCACGTCAGCGACATCACCGAGAACGCGCTGCGGGACCTCTTCCTCCCGCTCGGCGTGGTCGACGTGAAGGTCGCGGCGCTGGGGGAGAGCTGGTCGGGCCTGAAGTTCGTACGGCGCAGGGAGAACCGCCGCGCATAACCCGTCGGGGGGAGAGGGGGAGGGGAGGGAGAACAAGGGAGGAGGGGGGAGGAGGGGGAGGAGGGAAGGGACGCGGGTCCCGGTCGCTCACCTCCGCCGACCGGGACCCGCATGCGTCCCCGGATCCGGCCGCGGCGGCGACACTCCCCCGAGTTACGCGTTGTACGCGCGCGCCGTCGGGCCAGATCCGATGAAGTGATCACATCAGGTCGCACCAACGGATCGCTAACATGTGGCCAACGGCGCTCCGTTTCGAGGTCGTTCGGTTGGCGCGAAGTCGACGGACGATAACGGGAAATGGCCCGGCGGGGAACGGTTTTCCCGTCAGGGGCGTCGAGAAGGGTGGCGGGAAACCGTCGTGCAAGGGGCGTATCTCCGCCAGGCGCGGCGTTTTTCCGTGCCGTGTGGATGTTCGTCGTGGAGCGCGAGGGTGGGTGCGAGTGCGGGCCCGCCGCGAGGGAAGGCAGTGGGCGGCGTGAAGCGGTGCGGGCTGCGGTTCGGACTGCTGGGGCCGCCGGTTGTGTACGAGGTCGAGAGCGGGTCCTGCGACGGCCGGGACTCTGACGGTCAGGACCCTGACGGCCGGGACTTCGACGGCCGGGACTCCCACGGTGCTTCGTCGGCGGCGACCGACCGCGCTGTCCGGACCATCCGCAGCCCCAAGGTGCGTGCCCTGCTCGCCGCGCTGCTGCTCGAAGGCGGCCGGGTCGTCTCCGTGGAATCGCTGACGGACGTGCTGTGGGGCGGGGCGCCGCCCGCGTCCGCGCGTGCCTCGCTGCACAACCACGTGGCCCGGCTGCGGCGACTGCTCGACGACCCCGAACGGCTGCGGGCGGTGCCGCCCGGCTATGTGCTGCGCGTCGACGAAGGCGAGCTGGACGTCGACGTCTTCGTGAGCCGCGTCGCTGCGGCCCGCGCCGCGCACGTCGCGCGGGACTGGGAGCGCACGGTGCGCGAGTGCACGGCAGCGCTCGCGCTGTGGCGGGGCACGCCCCTGTCCGGCCTGCCCGCCGAGGTGGGCGGTTACGCGCTGGTACAGCGCCTGCACGAGGCCCGGCTGCTGCTCCTGGAGTGGCGCTACGACGCCGAGCTGACCGTGGCCGGCCCACGACTTGACGCCCTCGTACCCGAACTGGCCGCACTCGCCGCCGAGCACCCCCTACGGGAGTCCTTCCAACGCCACCTGATGCTCGCCCTGCACCGAACGGGCCGACGCGCCGAGGCCTTGGCCGTCCACCGCGATCTGCGTACGCGCCTGGTCGAGGAGCTTGGTGTGGAGCCGGGGGTTGGGGTGCGAGAGGCGCATATGGAGGTGTTGCGGGGGGCGGGGGATGTCGGTGGTGCGGAGCGCGCCGTGGGGTCGGTCGCGGGGGACGGGGCCGGTCGTGGGGTGCGTGGTGTAGCTGCGGGCTCTGGCGGGCGCGAGGTGCGTGGGGCTGAGGAGGGGGCGGTTGATCGCGGGCTGCAGCAGGCCGCGATGGGCTCGGCCGACCTTGAGCTGCCGAGGCACGCGGTCGGCTCGGCCGACCCTGAGCTGGCGAGGCAGACGTTCGGCTCGGCCGACCCTGAGTTGCAAAGGCCCTCGGAGGGCTCAGCCGGCCGTGACGATGACGCCCTCCGGGGCACCGCCCACGCCGCCACCTCCCCCGCAGGCGACGCGCTCCGCAGCACCGCCGCCCCTGAAGCTACGCGCGATGACGACGCCCTCCGGCGCCCCACGCCCGCCGACGCCTTCCGCGAGACTGACGCGTCGGCCGTTCCGGGCCTACGTGAGCCGGACACCCTGGCTGCTGCGGTCGTCCGGGATTCGGATGCGCCCGTCGGCTCGGCCCCTCGCGAGACGAACGTCCTCGCTGCCCGGCCGGTCCCGGAATCGGACGGGCCCGCGACCTCGGCCCTCCGCGACACGGACGCCCTGCCTGCCCAGGCCCTCCGGGAATCGCCCCCGCTGGCCGCGGCCGCAGCCGCAGCCGCAGGCCCAGCCCCAGCCCTCCGCGCGACGGATACGTCGACCACCCCACCCCTCCAGGAACTTCCCGCGCCCGCCACACCCGCCACTCCCGGCGCCCTCGCCACTTCCGGCGCCCTCGCCACTTCCGGCGCCCTCGCCACTTCCGGCGCCCCCGCCACCCCCGGCGCCCCCGCCATCCCCGCCACCCCCGCCGCTCCCTCCACCCCAGCCCCCCACCAAGCGGAGGACACACCACCCACCCCACCCCAGCAGCCCGCGCCGCCACCACCACCCCGCCCCGCCCAACTCCCCCCACCCCCGGCCTACTTCACCGGCCGTACCGCAGTACTCACCGACCTGCGCCGTACCCTCGCCCTCGCTCCCACGCGTCAACCCACCGTCGCGGTCGCCGTGATCAGCGGCATGGCCGGCGTCGGCAAGAGCGCGCTCGCGCTGCAGGCCGCGCACGGGCTGGCGAATCGTTTCCTCGACGGTCAGCTCTACGTCAACCTGCACGGCGCCACTCCCGGCATGCCCCCGCTCACCCCCGGCCAGGCGCTCGCCGCACTGCTCCGTGACCTCGGCGCCGACCCCCGCTCCATCCCCGAACACCCGGACGCGGCCGCCGCCTTGCTGCGCTCGCTGCTCGCCCCGACCCGCACCCTCATGGTCCTGGACGACGCCGCGAACGCCGCTCAGGTACGCCCGCTGCTCCCGGCAGGCCCCGGCTGCGCCGTGATCGTCACCAGCCGCTCCCCGCTGACGGCCCTGGACGGCGCCCGCCGCTTCCCGCTCACGCCCCTGACCGCGGAGGACAGCGCGGCCCTGCTGAGGGCGGCGTCGGGACGCGACATGCGAGACGGGCAGGATGGCCCGGACGTGCTGAACACGCGGGGCCGGCAGAGCGGACGGACCCGACAGGACGAGCAGGGCGCACAGCACCACCCCGGCGCAGAGCACCACCACCCCCGCGCACAGCACCACCCCCGCGCACAGCACCACCCCGACGAACGAGACCCCCACACAGGACCAGACCCCCGTGCCGATCACGACGGCCTCGACGCCACCCACCCCCTCATCGAGCTCACCGGCCGCCTCCCGCTCGCCCTCCGCGTCGTCGCCGCCCGCCTGGCCGCCCGCCGTGCCCTCACCCTCGACGTGCTCGCCGATCAACTGGCCGCCGCCGAGAGCCGGTTGCACCACCTGGAGTACGACGACCTCAGCGTCCGCCGCTCCCTCGCCGTCGCCCACGACGCCCTCGCCGCCTCCGACCACGAGGCCGACCGGGACGCGGCGCTCGCCCTGCGCCGCATCGGCGCCGTCGACCTGCCCGCGTACGGCGCACCCCTGCTGGCCCGCCTGACCGGCACCAACGAGCGCCGTGCCGAGGCCGCCCTCGACCGACTCGTCGACGTGGCCCTCCTGGAGGAGATCGCGTACGGCCGCTACGCCCCTCACGACCTGGTGCGCGACTTCGCCCGTGAACTCGCGGGAACGGACGGTGAGACGGATACCGTGGGAACGGACGGTGAGACGGACACCGCGGAAACCGCCCTGCGCTGGTACGCCGCCGTCGCCGAACGCACCCTCACCGCCATCGTCGAACCCGGCCTCGACCAGGACGACCGCTGCAGGCCGACGTCCGCACAGCCGCCGGAGCACACGGCCCATGTGCTCACCGCCGCTCCCTTCGACAGTGCCGAAGAGGCCTTCGCCTGGGGCGACCTGGAGCTGGAGAACGTCGTCGTGCTGGTCGAGCGGTATGCGAACGCCGTCGGCGACGGCACCGCCGCCCACGTCTCCACCCTCATCCGCCTCCTCTTCCCCTGCGTCCAACGCGCCGGCCGCGTCGCCGAGATGGAGGTGCTCGGCCGGGCCGCCCTGCGCGTGGCGCGACGGCTCGGAGACGAGGCCGCCGAGGCGTACGCGCTGGGCGACCTCGCCGGCCTGCACTTCCTGACCGGCCGAAACAACGAGGCCCTCACCCTCAACGACCGGTCCCTGGCGATCTGGCGGCGCCTCGATGTGGCCTCCCGGATCTGGCGCTGCCTCAACAACCGGGGCCTGCTGCTCGAGAACCTCGGCCGGTACTCCGAGTCCGGGCAGGCGCTGCACCAGAGCCTGGAGTACTCACGGCAGCTGGACGACCCCTACGGCGAGGCCGTGACGTACCAGCACCTCGGCAACCTGTACGAGCACACCGACCCCCGGGCCGCCATCGAGCAGCACCGGCGTTCCCTCGCGATCGGTGACCGGATCGGCAACGTCGTCGTGCGCCACTCCGCCCACTGCAACATCGGTTACGCCCACGTCACCCTCGGCGAACCGGCCGCCGCCGTGCC of the Streptomyces sp. T12 genome contains:
- a CDS encoding DUF3052 domain-containing protein, with translation MGYSGTPLARKIGIKPGHRVRLCHAPARWDIPGLPEGCDVAEGSPRGADVAVAFYRSYGDLVAEGPGLVGELADDAMLWIAWPRRAAGHVSDITENALRDLFLPLGVVDVKVAALGESWSGLKFVRRRENRRA
- a CDS encoding SpoIIE family protein phosphatase gives rise to the protein MTTFDQNLGHYGWSPDAATATIGVEGILTGWSEGARRLLGYRASEVVGRAAADLLVDRGATGFSPVGSQEWSGTAALRHRDGHHVELTLHAQPSLDGDGATQAFVVTATTGTPASQRDRWMVEWAFAQSSIALSTYSAASGSWRLNAGAEADPLGEARSDEGFLRCVRRVAEEAMPMRYEGFAPAPAAAARQRSWIVELWPVRDPESGEVAGVGTAAFDSSEQYAARQRLALLNEAGTRIGTTLNVSRTAQELADLAVPRLADFASVDLLDSVIRGEEPVPGPVDAAVVLRRVAHQSAAEGGGVPEAAVELGGIDTYPPFSPPARSLTSGRPVLSGKGDPDFQRWVTEHEARGAIVREHGFHSVMATPLRARGITLGVAVFVRSKNSPPFQQDDLILAEELAGRAAVGVDNARRYTRERTNALTLQRSLLPRDLPKQAAVEVAYRYLPAGTGAGVGGDWFDVVPLSGTRVALVVGDVVGHGIHASATMGRLRTAVRTLADVDLPPDELLTHLDDLVTHLTSDDDSTVRDLPYTGGIGATCLYGVYDPVSRICTLASAGHVPPAVLLPDGSVSVVHLTPGPLLGVGGLPFEATELELPEGSLLAFYTDGLIARERDVGVGLERLCAALASPVPSLEVTCDAILKTMLPESPSDDVALLLARTRALHADQVAAWALPSDPAIVADARAQASRQLAAWGLQEAAFVTELVVSELVTNAIRYGDVPIGLRLIRDRTLICEVSDASSTAPHLRRARTYDEGGRGLHMVAQLTQGWGTRQTPTGKTIWAEQPLPVG
- a CDS encoding BTAD domain-containing putative transcriptional regulator, which gives rise to MKRCGLRFGLLGPPVVYEVESGSCDGRDSDGQDPDGRDFDGRDSHGASSAATDRAVRTIRSPKVRALLAALLLEGGRVVSVESLTDVLWGGAPPASARASLHNHVARLRRLLDDPERLRAVPPGYVLRVDEGELDVDVFVSRVAAARAAHVARDWERTVRECTAALALWRGTPLSGLPAEVGGYALVQRLHEARLLLLEWRYDAELTVAGPRLDALVPELAALAAEHPLRESFQRHLMLALHRTGRRAEALAVHRDLRTRLVEELGVEPGVGVREAHMEVLRGAGDVGGAERAVGSVAGDGAGRGVRGVAAGSGGREVRGAEEGAVDRGLQQAAMGSADLELPRHAVGSADPELARQTFGSADPELQRPSEGSAGRDDDALRGTAHAATSPAGDALRSTAAPEATRDDDALRRPTPADAFRETDASAVPGLREPDTLAAAVVRDSDAPVGSAPRETNVLAARPVPESDGPATSALRDTDALPAQALRESPPLAAAAAAAAGPAPALRATDTSTTPPLQELPAPATPATPGALATSGALATSGALATSGAPATPGAPAIPATPAAPSTPAPHQAEDTPPTPPQQPAPPPPPRPAQLPPPPAYFTGRTAVLTDLRRTLALAPTRQPTVAVAVISGMAGVGKSALALQAAHGLANRFLDGQLYVNLHGATPGMPPLTPGQALAALLRDLGADPRSIPEHPDAAAALLRSLLAPTRTLMVLDDAANAAQVRPLLPAGPGCAVIVTSRSPLTALDGARRFPLTPLTAEDSAALLRAASGRDMRDGQDGPDVLNTRGRQSGRTRQDEQGAQHHPGAEHHHPRAQHHPRAQHHPDERDPHTGPDPRADHDGLDATHPLIELTGRLPLALRVVAARLAARRALTLDVLADQLAAAESRLHHLEYDDLSVRRSLAVAHDALAASDHEADRDAALALRRIGAVDLPAYGAPLLARLTGTNERRAEAALDRLVDVALLEEIAYGRYAPHDLVRDFARELAGTDGETDTVGTDGETDTAETALRWYAAVAERTLTAIVEPGLDQDDRCRPTSAQPPEHTAHVLTAAPFDSAEEAFAWGDLELENVVVLVERYANAVGDGTAAHVSTLIRLLFPCVQRAGRVAEMEVLGRAALRVARRLGDEAAEAYALGDLAGLHFLTGRNNEALTLNDRSLAIWRRLDVASRIWRCLNNRGLLLENLGRYSESGQALHQSLEYSRQLDDPYGEAVTYQHLGNLYEHTDPRAAIEQHRRSLAIGDRIGNVVVRHSAHCNIGYAHVTLGEPAAAVPHFDESLRILGGHSDWHGESQTRLGLVRALRLLGRAERADRECAELLRRADARADRYTAGLARHQRGLLLRERGRIQEAYDAWRTALEALDGTDEKTVLAELRELLADEVPAETKTAETKTAETKTVDTRPINPTPINPTPANTERR